A single genomic interval of bacterium harbors:
- a CDS encoding NAD(P) transhydrogenase subunit alpha: MEIFVIALTILVLANFLGFEVISKVPPTLHTPLMSGSNAISGITIIGAILSAGSQHTTLTAVLGTAAVVFAMINVVGGFLVTHRMLRMFKRK, encoded by the coding sequence ATGGAAATCTTTGTCATCGCATTGACCATTCTGGTGCTGGCCAACTTCCTCGGTTTCGAGGTGATCAGCAAGGTCCCGCCGACGTTGCACACGCCGCTCATGTCGGGATCGAACGCGATCTCCGGGATCACCATCATCGGCGCGATCCTCTCGGCCGGCTCGCAGCACACCACCCTGACCGCGGTGCTGGGCACCGCCGCGGTGGTCTTTGCCATGATCAATGTGGTCGGCGGGTTTCTCGTCACCCACCGCATGCTGAGGATGTTCAAACGGAAGTAG